A single region of the Salvia splendens isolate huo1 chromosome 18, SspV2, whole genome shotgun sequence genome encodes:
- the LOC121776340 gene encoding transcription factor bHLH96-like, whose protein sequence is MALEAVNIVEQDPFIYGFGAPPCEEEKPNPQNLWDSWPESGKWRRKRRRVRPTKNKEQMESQRMTHIAVERNRRRQMNDYLAVLRSIMPPSYAQRGDQASIVGGAINFVKELEQLQQFLEATNPANQQQPNQNLFSNFFTFPQYSTRPSTTTSSQVDAVAVHGSSIADIEVMMVESHANIKLSTKKLPKQLLKLVAGFQSIGLTILHLNITAVDQSVLYCFSVKVEIECQLTTVNEIATTVHDIVGLLQEESICNHVQDF, encoded by the exons atggCACTAGAGGCTGTCAATATTGTTGAGCAAGATCCGTTTATTTACGGCTTCGGCGCGCCGCCGTGTGAAGAAGAGAAACCAAACCCTCAAAATCTTTGGGACTCTTGGCCGGAGAGTGGGAAGTGGCGGCGCAAGAGACGGCGCGTGAGGCCAACGAAGAACAAGGAGCAGATGGAGAGCCAGAGGATGACTCATATCGCGGTGGAGAGGAACCGCCGGAGACAGATGAACGACTACCTCGCCGTCCTTCGCTCCATAATGCCTCCTTCTTATGCACAAAGG GGTGATCAAGCTTCTATAGTTGGAGGCGCAATAAATTTTGTGAAGGAACTCGAACAACTCCAACAATTTCTAGAAGCAACTAATCCAGCAAATCAACAACAGCCAAACCAAAACCTATTCTCCAACTTCTTCACCTTCCCACAATACTCAACTCGTCCGAGCACCACCACGTCCTCCCAAGTGGATGCGGTGGCAGTGCACGGGTCGAGCATTGCCGACATCGAGGTGATGATGGTGGAGAGTCATGCAAACATCAAGCTATCCACAAAGAAACTGCCCAAGCAGCTACTTAAATTAGTGGCGGGATTTCAGTCAATTGGCCTAACAATTCTCCATCTTAATATCACCGCAGTTGATCAATCAGTGCTATACTGCTTCAGTGTTAAG GTGGAGATTGAATGCCAGCTAACTACGGTGAATGAAATAGCCACAACTGTTCATGACATAGTGGGATTGCTTCAAGAAGAGTCGATTTGTAATCATGTCCAAGATTTTTAA